One Desmodus rotundus isolate HL8 chromosome 4, HLdesRot8A.1, whole genome shotgun sequence DNA segment encodes these proteins:
- the BMP3 gene encoding bone morphogenetic protein 3 translates to MAGARRLLCLWLGCFCASLAQGERLKQHFAELSKTAPGDLSAGGVPGPELRPHDKVSEHMLRLYDRYSGGKAQAARTPGSSERGAQPLRPQPLREGNTVRSFRAGAAGTLEGKGLHIFNMTSLTKSENILSATLYFYIGDLTNSSLSCPVSRRCSHHTQRKHVQINLSVWILKSNGNQSRLLGHLSADVAKPHRDGASWLSKDITQLLRKAKESEEFLIGFNITSKGHQLPKKMLSFPEPYILIYANDAAISEPESVVSSFQGRRNFPTGSMPKLDSHIRAALSIERRKKRSTGVLLPLQNNELPGAEYQYKEDGVWEERKPYKTLQTQSPEKSKNKKKQRKGPHQKSQTLQFDEQTLKKARRKQWIEPRNCARRYLKVDFADIGWSEWIISPKSFDAYYCSGACQFPMPKSLKPSNHATIQSIVRAVGVVPGIPEPCCVPEKMSSLSILFFDENKNVVLKVYPNMTVETCACR, encoded by the exons GCGTAGGCTGCTCTGTCTGTGGCTGGGCTGCTTCTGCGCTAGCCTGGCACAGGGAGAAAGACTGAAGCAGCATTTCGCGGAGCTCAGCAAGACTGCGCCAGGTGACCTCTCAGCAGGTGGCGTTCCCGGCCCCGAGCTGCGGCCGCACGACAAGGTGTCGGAGCACATGCTGCGGCTCTACGACAGGTACAGCGGCGGAAAGGCCCAGGCAGCGCGGACACCAGGGTCCTCAGAGCGGGGCGCGCAGCCCTTGCGCCCCCAGCCCCTGCGCGAAGGCAACACTGTTCGCAGCTTCCGAGCTGGAGCAGCAG gaACCCTTGAAGGCAAGGGTCTGCATATTTTTAACATGACTTCTCTAACCAAGTCTGAAAACATTTTATCAGCCACACTGTATTTCTATATTGGAGATCTAACCAACAGCAGCCTGAGTTGTCCAGTGTCAAGAAGATGCTCCCATCACACCCAGAGGAAACATGTTCAGATCAATCTCTCTGTATGGATCCTCAAATCCAACGGAAACCAAAGTCGACTCCTGGGTCATCTTTCAGCAGATGTGGCCAAACCTCATCGAGATGGTGCATCTTGGCTGTCTAAAGATATCACTCAACTTCTGAGAAAGGCCAAGGAAAGTGAGGAGTTCCTCATAGGATTTAACATAACTTCCAAAGGACACCAGCTGCCAAAGAAGATGTTATCCTTTCCTGAACCATATATCTTGATATACGCCAATGATGCTGCCATTTCTGAACCAGAGAGTGTGGTGTCAAGCTTCCAAGGTCGCCGGAATTTTCCTACTGGATCTATGCCCAAATTGGATAGCCACATTAGGGCTGCCCTTTCTATTGAACGGAGGAAAAAGCGTTCCACTGGGGTCCTGCTGCCTCTGCAGAACAATGAGCTTCCTGGTGCAGAATATCAGTATAAGGAGGATGGGGTATGGGAGGAAAGAAAGCCATACAAGACCCTTCAGACTCAGTCCCCTGAGAAGAgtaagaacaagaagaaacagagaaagggacCTCATCAGAAGAGCCAGACGCTCCAGTTTGATGAACAGACGCtgaaaaaggcaagaagaaaGCAATGGATTGAACCTCGGAATTGTGCCAGGCGATACCTTAAGGTGGACTTTGCGGATATTGGCTGGAGTGAATGGATTATCTCCCCCAAGTCCTTTGATGCCTATTATTGCTCTGGAGCATGCCAGTTCCCCATGCCAAAG TCTTTGAAGCCATCAAACCATGCTACCATCCAGAGTATAGTGAGAGCCGTGGGGGTCGTTCCAGGAATTCCTGAGCCTTGCTGTGTGCCAGAAAAGATGTCCTCGCTCAGTATCTTATTCTTTGATGAAAATAAGAATGTGGTACTTAAAGTATATCCTAACATGACAGTAGAGACTTGTGCTTGCAGATAA